A DNA window from Hydractinia symbiolongicarpus strain clone_291-10 chromosome 6, HSymV2.1, whole genome shotgun sequence contains the following coding sequences:
- the LOC130647063 gene encoding frizzled-5-like, with translation MYSKLLLVYALVVVVLCGTTHGEKKCKPILNYMCKFLSQKGYGITNMTKDAYRASIGRIEEFLPLFHLKCANEISPFICANYLTLCKNDRIKTIRPCRSLCEKSRAGCEPLMRKYSFRWPFACSQYPSESDGECFKFSDVNNESSFKPENKTQKKHQVEGQISGTVGSTLIMECAEGYVVDVQNVTHSNSECCDKLSKGILTNFCHNKSTCKFQNSESTFGAHCKGKIGTVKVEYKCKKTSNKKKSC, from the exons atgtattcgaAACTTCTGCTTGTGTATGCTTTGGTGGTTGTGGTGCTATGTGGAACAACCCATGGTGAGAAGAAATGCAAACCAATACTGAATTATATGTGCAAATTCCTTTCCCAGAAAGGCTATGGTATTACTAATATGACCAAAGACGCCTACCGTGCGAGTATAGGAAGAATAGAAGAGTTTTTACCCTTGTTCCATTTAAAATGTGCAAATGAAATATCGCCATTTATATGCGCAAATTATTTGACTCTCTGTAAAAATGACCGGATAAAGACAATTCGACCTTGTCGGTCACTTTGTGAAAAATCTAGAGCAGGCTGTGAACCGCTTATGAGAAAATACAGTTTTCGTTGGCCATTTGCTTGCAGTCAATATCCAAGCGAATCAGACGGAGAATGTTTTAAGTTCAGCGACGTGAATAATGAAAGTTCATTTAAACcagaaaataaaacacagaAGAAACATCAAGTCGAAG GCCAAATTAGCGGTACAGTAGGGTCAACTTTGATAATGGAATGTGCTGAAGGCTACGTTGTTGATGTGCAGAATGTTACCCACTCAAATTCTGAATGCTGTGATAAACTTTCAAAAGGTATCTTGACGAATTTCTGTCACAACAAATCCACTTGTAAATTTCAGAATTCAGAGAGCACATTTGGAGCACATTGCAAAGGCAAAATTGGTACGGTTAAAGTAGAGTACAAATGTAAGAAAACATCgaacaagaaaaaaagttgttaa